A genome region from Pseudoalteromonas tetraodonis includes the following:
- the galU gene encoding UTP--glucose-1-phosphate uridylyltransferase GalU, which produces MKAVIPVAGLGTRMLPMTKAIPKEMLPLVDKPLIQYIVNECVAAGIKEIVLVTHSSKNAIENHFDTSFELEATLEKRVKRTLLDEVRSICPADVTIMHVRQGEAKGLGHAILCAKPIVGDSDFVVVLPDVILDAYTADQKTENLAAMIARFKQTHASQIMLEPVAIEDVSKYGIADINGAELAAGESAAIKKMVEKPAADVAPSNLAVVGRYVLSKNIWPLLAKTHVGAGGEIQLTDAIDALLAIDTVEAFHMSGRSHDCGDKLGYLKAIVEYSMRDKSLGDEFTEYMKELVKG; this is translated from the coding sequence TTGAAAGCTGTAATTCCTGTTGCCGGTTTAGGCACCCGTATGTTGCCTATGACTAAGGCAATCCCAAAAGAAATGCTCCCCTTGGTTGATAAACCGCTTATTCAATACATAGTAAATGAATGTGTGGCGGCGGGTATTAAAGAAATTGTGCTCGTGACACATAGCTCTAAAAATGCCATTGAAAACCATTTTGATACCAGTTTTGAGTTAGAAGCCACGTTAGAAAAACGCGTAAAACGTACTTTGCTAGATGAGGTGCGCTCTATTTGCCCAGCAGATGTTACTATTATGCACGTTCGCCAAGGTGAAGCTAAAGGCTTAGGGCACGCTATTTTATGTGCCAAGCCAATAGTTGGTGATAGTGACTTTGTTGTGGTTTTACCCGATGTAATTTTAGATGCTTATACGGCAGATCAAAAAACTGAAAACTTAGCGGCGATGATCGCACGCTTTAAGCAAACCCATGCCAGCCAAATTATGTTAGAGCCTGTTGCTATTGAAGATGTAAGTAAGTACGGCATTGCTGATATTAATGGTGCAGAGCTTGCTGCTGGTGAAAGTGCAGCAATTAAAAAAATGGTTGAAAAACCAGCCGCAGATGTTGCTCCCTCAAACTTAGCCGTTGTTGGTCGTTATGTTTTAAGTAAAAATATTTGGCCATTACTCGCTAAAACTCATGTAGGCGCAGGCGGTGAAATACAGCTAACAGATGCTATTGATGCATTATTGGCTATTGATACGGTAGAAGCGTTTCATATGAGTGGTCGCTCACACGACTGTGGCGATAAACTCGGTTATTTAAAAGCGATTGTAGAATACAGCATGCGCGATAAAAGCTTAGGCGATGAGTTTACTGAATATATGAAAGAGTTGGTTAAAGGATAA